A stretch of the Ascaphus truei isolate aAscTru1 chromosome 4, aAscTru1.hap1, whole genome shotgun sequence genome encodes the following:
- the SRSF12 gene encoding serine/arginine-rich splicing factor 12 — protein MSRYSRPPNTSLFVRNVADGTRPEDLRREFGRYGPIVDVYVPLDFYNRRPRGFAYIQFEDVRDAEDALYNLNRKWVCGRQIEIQFAQGDRKTPGQMKTKERDDSPVDRRRSRSRSRGRTRSRSTSWDHGRRRSDSLKASRQRRHSCSHSKSRSRSPQRHSFSRGHSRSLDKSPSGSPPKQSSSGTKSRSGHRRSGSAVRSHSKSPRHRHSNSVLHKEAARGSKSRSRSRSRCYRGKNSRQSASDED, from the exons ATGTCTCGCTACTCGCGGCCGCCGAACACTTCCCTCTTTGTCAGGAATGTGGCGGACGGCACCAG GCCGGAGGATTTGCGTCGTGAATTCGGTCGGTACGGTCCAATAGTAGACGTTTACGTTCCACTTGACTTCTACAATCGTCGCCCCCGAGGATTTGCTTATATACA GTTCGAAGATGTTCGAGATGCTGAAGATGCCCTCTATAACCTCAACAGAAAATGGGTTTGTGGTCGTCAAATTGAGATACAGTTTGCTCAAGGTGACCGGAAAA CTCCGGGGCAAATGAAAACGAAGGAGCGAGATGACTCCCCAGTTGATCGCAGGCGGTCTAGAAGCCGCAGCAGAGGGCGAACACGCAGCCGAAGCACTTCCTGGGACCATGGCCGGAGAAGGTCAGACAGCTTAAAAGC GTCAAGACAAAGAAGACATTCTTGCAGCCATTCAAAGTCTCGTTCAAGAAGCCCACAAAGACATTCCTTTTCTAGGGGCCACTCTAGGTCACTGGATAAGTCTCCATCGGGGTCACCACCAAAGCAGTCGAGCTCAGGGACAAAGTCTCGATCTGGTCATAGGCGCTCTGGCTCTGCAGTGAGATCCCATTCCAAGTCCCCCCGTCACAGACATTCCAACTCTGTATTGCACAAAGAAGCAGCCAGAGGGTCTAAGTCCCGCTCAAGATCCAGGTCACGGTGTTATAGGGGCAAAAACAGTCGCCAGTCTGCTTCTGATGAAGACTAG